The region GAACTCACGTTGCCTCCGAAGTATGACAAGACAATCAGCCATATACAGATGCCCCGAGACATCACAACCGTGTACAGTAAAGGGTTACAGATGGCGACGTAACGATCATACGCCATGGCAGCCAAGATAAAGGATTCTGTATCcgcaaaagcacagaaaaaatcAAACTGCAGTGCGCAGCCATGATAGGAAATGGATTTGTTCTTGGAGAGGAAATTGACCAGCATTTTGGGAACAATGACTGAGGAATAACAAAGGTCTGCAAAGGAGaggttactaaggaaaaaatacatgggGGTTTGAAGGTGCGGATCGATCCTGATTAACGTCATCAATCCAATGTTCCCCATTAAAATCATGCAGTACAAAGTCAGAAACAGGAGAAACAGCACGATCTGTAGTTCAGGGCGAGTTGGAAAGCCTAAGAGAATAAACTCAGTCACCAAGGTATAGTTTCCATCtataaattccatattctctgttgtttcctttttatGAGGAGTCTAACATCCTAAAATGTTATATtgatggaaagaaaaaacaattgtAGTTATAAGgttgttttattatttcagtaAACAAATAGGCAATCAAATAAAGAATCCCCCAGCCCAGATTTCCTTCCAAATATAGACTTTGGGAACTATATTTCAGAATTTAGTAGCTGtatctcattttatttgtttgattaATGACTATATCTTCTATTGGACAGAGATGTAAAGGTcacatctgatttttttcttacctttttgtACCCCAAATATGGCACAATAGCTGGCCCAAAagattaaaggaaataataaattaatgagtGAACTTATGGTGTGAAgagtatatagatatatataaaataaaataaaagagtatatgtatttataaaattaaaataaattgactTATACAATACACCTTGGAATGATAACTATAGAGCAATTTGCTCCTTCTGTCTAAGATTTAATAGATGGTAGTGTGTGTTGTACTCTTGACAGAGTGGTTGGAATGGTGTAATGAAATATACTCCAgctcatttttttaataaatgctaaataaaagggaaatgaataaaataaaaataaatgtcagtAAGCATCAGCTGCGTGTAGAGTTTAGGGTCATTCCATAAATCCTGTCAAGATACTAAGTCAAGGTAATTAAAGTCATTAACTGTTTTTCTCCTTGGCAGTTGTTATAATTCTTGGCTTCTAGCACACACTCAGTGAATATTAGTTGATTGAGTAAGGTGGGTACAAACTTAGTCACAAGTTAACatctaattgaaaaaaaaaacactcagcgTAGCCTCCTCACTGATTAGATACGTGAGCAAACACAAATATTCAGCTGCCAGTTATTTGCACGTTAGTATGATTCAAGGTGTTGGGTCTAAGAATTCTGTCCATTCCTGCTGCTGCAGTGTCAGGATTTTTCTGAGAGTAGGAGGAATTTGAATCTGGCTTGCAGTACAAGAAATTTTATCTTAACCTCAAAGGATGGGCTTGAAAATAGAGAAATCGAACAAGCAAAACATCCAGTGAGCCATGCTGGTGTTGCCCCGGTGGGCCAGAGCAAAGTGGTGTGGGGTCCTCCTCTCCTTTATGTAAATATTATTACGACAGTGATAGTGGTAAGAACCTCACAGTTGGTATATTATCCAGTCATTAGAACCACCCTCTGACAGGGGCACAGAGAAGCCTAAGAGATTCAGAAGGGCTAGTGTGCTGTCTTACGTTAGTGCCCCAGAGAGCGCGAGTGAGATGCAGCCCTACGCTGGGAGAGTAgttaatttattcctattttacctgGTTTCAAAGCAATCAaggtatttagaaaaaaataagaccTGACTTTAGAGTTAATAAGAATTTGGATAGAATCTCATGTTGGCTACCTAGGGGCTGCATGACCTTgcacaattatatatatatatataaaacatatataatatacattttgcatgtaacataaaatatgtATCCTGTACCATAATACATAGTATTATACTATACAGGACCATATATACCATATctgtattataatatatataacacatataatatatgtatgtattttaatctgtactataataatgaaaataaatatctcACATAATTGCTCTATGGGTCAAATTAGAGAAGTTGTCTATCTAGCTGTCTGtttgtctatctatccatccttcCAAGCTGTCACACTTTAGACAGACTGACACATAATTGACAAACAGCAAAGTTCAGTTTCAGTTGCTCCACTCCTCTTTTATTCTTAGCTTATGCCTAGCACCACATGGCAAGGATTTATTAATAACAGCTCCCATTTATATAATAATTATGATGTGGAATGCAAtattctaaacactttacatataaTTCATTTAATGGTCACAAACTAACAAAATTATGATGTAGGTAGTGTCACTATCATTTTTTGTTTACTGATGAaggaactaaggcacagagaattTGAGAGCCAAGATGTTTTGAAAACAGGATTGGACCCAAGCTCCTGACTCCAAAGCTTTCTGATGCATTTGCTCTACCATAAGCTAGATTCCTGTTAATTCCATATCTTGCATAAGAACATGGAAGCTTAGAGTGACACTCCAAGTCATTCAGCTGGTAGTGGACAGGTGTAATTCAGATTCAAGTGTGTCTCAGGTCAAAGCTCATGACAGTAATAGGAGAGTGGTTGGAGCCTTAATAATGTGGCGACTGTGAGACTGAGTCgctgaaggaagaaaggaatgacTCACATATTTACTGAAAACATAGAGCATGACTCTTGGGGACGTACACGGAGCATCCACTGAGAGCCTGAGAATTCTATGTAGAGAAATGTGAGTGGGAAGAGAAGCCTGAAGGTAAAAACAGAAGATAGCAAATCTTGCATTCTTGCTTTAGAAGAGACCGAACAAAAAGATCCCATCAAAATGCTTGGATTCACTAAATTCTTCCCAAATATAGACCAAAACAatgttaaaatagaaaataaattaattccaAATATCAGGTAGTCAGccatgcttcagttttctcatctgtagcaAAATAGCTTATTTAAACAAAAAGTGTTTCTGATCCCTGCATAAGCCATGTAAGAAAGAGTGACACAAGACAGATTTCTTTGTGCATATGAAACTGATAAATGTGATTTCTTAATTATTTAGACATAAATCAGTGGTTCTTTCTCCCAGATCCACAAAAGCCTATCTTTGCACCTTAAAGCCAGTCTGGTAACCACGGAAGCTACTTACCAAGGAAGGCACTGTCTTCCAGTTACCCAGATTACCCAGATGAATAATTTCACCAATAGAACCAAGGGCTTTTACATACATTCTTATGTCATTAGGGACCTAATAATTGAAGGATTCTAAACATACTCATTTCCAAGGGACTCCTAGGGAACAATTAGCAGGTTATTGCTAttgtaatttactttttaaaatactttgatgATTATAATAGCAACTCTGTTAGTACTAGTTTGAATACGCAATTTTCACGGTCATTAATATTGTGGTTGTTTTTAATGATATGTGGAATTCTACACAAGACCCCCTTTGTTGTGGAGGTTCTTTGGAAATagttcagatattttaaaatgtaactattattatttaaattattttaaaaaccacatgGAAGCTCAGAGATGTTACCTGTTATTAGTAGTACTGAAAACTGATATTTTTAGTGATATTGAGGGGTAAGCCCAGTGGAAGATTCTGCAGAGTTTGGTATCAGCAAGTGCTGTCTAAGAAAATGGAAGGTCTTTAGATAAGCATCTTCTGAAAAGATGGGAGGACTTTAAATATGCCTGAGAGCATCTGACTCTGCTTGGATCTAATCACGAGGCCctgcagccgctgacctccaacacaccctgaaaggagttcaggatggaggtcaggaatgaggcgctctgcgctctgggaaaactggctgaacaggccttcagataattagatattttcaggaggagattttatgagcccaaattcttgcctcctatctagaaaagcactaaaatcgtTAACAGTGACACCTGCTCCCCATAACGAGCAGCCAGCTGCGGCCTAAGTGTGTGTCTGACTGCACGtgccccccttcactgaaatcatatGTAGTACTGGGTCCCctctgcctcttcagagcagttcctcagagctgagatgctgtctcccgggctagatcctcattttgc is a window of Vicugna pacos chromosome 10, VicPac4, whole genome shotgun sequence DNA encoding:
- the OR5I1 gene encoding olfactory receptor 5I1 isoform X1 — translated: MEFIDGNYTLVTEFILLGFPTRPELQIVLFLLFLTLYCMILMGNIGLMTLIRIDPHLQTPMYFFLSNLSFADLCYSSVIVPKMLVNFLSKNKSISYHGCALQFDFFCAFADTESFILAAMAYDRYVAICNPLLYTVVMSRGICIWLIVLSYFGGNIRSSSGRKKTSTCASHLTPMTIYQGTLLFIYSRPSYLYSPNTDKIISVFYTIIIPVLNPLI